The proteins below come from a single Pleuronectes platessa chromosome 3, fPlePla1.1, whole genome shotgun sequence genomic window:
- the LOC128437119 gene encoding PDZ and LIM domain protein 3: protein MALNVVLDGPAPWGFRLTGGKDFNQPLTISRITPGSKAAVANLCAGDVILAIEGFPASDLLHSEAQNKIKESTSQLRLTVERNETRLWTPRVMEEGRAHPYKINLEAEQQEFKPIGTGHNRKAQPFVAAANIDEKRQVVSTAYNTPIGLYSSGNIQDAMEGQIRGIFPTKPDSPRTLSSIEESDVYRMLQQDQEDPQEPRQSGSFRALQDFIDSDGTRPIVTRTVKAPMNKPTPPTGNLQKLPVCDKCGNGIVGTVVKARDKYRHPGCFVCTDCDVNLKQKGYFFVEGQLYCEAHARARMRPPEGHDLVTTYPTA, encoded by the exons ATGGCACTCAACGTCGTGCTGGACGGTCCGGCACCCTGGGGCTTTCGCCTGACGGGGGGGAAGGACTTCAACCAGCCCCTGACCATCTCCAGG atcacTCCGGGTAGCAAAGCCGCCGTCGCCAACTTGTGCGCCGGCGACGTCATCCTGGCCATCGAGGGATTCCCGGCCTCGGACCTGCTGCACAGCGAAGCCCAGAACAAGATTAAAGAGTCCACCAGTCAGCTCCGTCTCACTGTGGAAAG GAATGAAACCAGACTGTGGACGCCTCGTGTCATGGAGGAGGGCCGAGCTCATCCGTATAAAATCAACCTcgaagcagagcagcag GAGTTCAAACCCATTGGCACCGGTCACAACCGCAAAGCTCAGCCGTTTGTCGCTGCGGCAAACATCGATGAGAAGCGCCAGGTGGTCAGCACGGCCTACAACACGCCCATAGGCCTCTACTCCTCGGGTAACATCCAGGACGCCATGGAGGGTCAGATCCGAGGGATCTTCCCCACGAAGCCTGACAG TCCCAGGACTCTGAGCAGCATCGAGGAGTCTGACGTCTACCGGATGCTGCAGCAGGACCAGGAGGATCCTCAGGAGCCTCGACAGTCTGGCTCCTTCCGAGCGCTGCAGGACTTTATTGACAGTGATG GCACACGTCCCATTGTGACCAGGACAGTCAAAGCCCCGATGAACAAACCGACGCCACCCAcaggaaacctgcagaaactgcCCGTCTGCGACAAGTGTGGGAATGGGATCGT GGGCACGGTGGTGAAGGCTCGGGACAAATATCGCCACCCCGGCTGCTTTGTGTGcaccgactgtgacgtcaaccTCAAGCAGAAGGGATACTTCTTCGTGGAGGGGCAGCTGTACTGTGAGGCCCATGCTCGGGCCAGAATGAGACCACCAGAGGGACACGACCTGGTCACGACTTATCCGACTGCGTAg